The genomic stretch GTGCTCCTTGACGTGATGCTTCCCGGAATGTCCGGCATGGAGGTGTGCAAGAAAATTCGCGCATCCTCCTCGGTTCCGATCATCATGCTGACCGCTAAGGATTCCGAGATTGACAAGGTGCTCGGGCTTGAACTTGGGGCTGATGACTATGTGACCAAGCCGTACTCTTCGCGGGAGCTGATGGCGCGCATCCGGGCGGTGCTGCGGAGGCAGAGCCCCGACCACGGCGATGAGCAGGATCAGAAAGCCTTGGCGGCTGGTCCGGTGCGTATGGATGTGGAGCGTCACGTCGTCACCGTGGACGGTGAGGAAGTTTCCATGCCCCTGAAAGAGTTTGAACTTTTAGAGATCTTGCTTCGCAACACCGGTCGCGTAATGACGCGCGCCCAGCTGATTGAGCGGGTCTGGGGCGCGGATTATGTGGGCGATACGAAGACATTAGATGTGCACATTAAACGCCTGCGCTCTAAGATCGAGCCGAAGGCATCCTCACCTCGCTATGTGATTACGGTGCGCGGGCTGGGCTATAAATTTGAGGCGTAGAGACTCGCCCATCTCCATACAGAAAAAGGCTCTTTATGTCATATAAAGAGCCTTTTTCTGTACCTTGAGAGGGTGAAACCCTCACCAGAGCTACTGCACGTTCTCGTAGACGGGCACGCTCGCCGTAGGAGCCGGGGCGGGGACTTCCTCAGATTCGTCGTATGAAGGAGTCTCTGCCGGTTCAGGAGCCGTAGGCACAGCGGTCGCCGTATTCGTGGGAACGGCAGTTGCCGATGTGCTCGGCGTTGGGGTTTTCGCAGGCGTGCTGGCACTGGGAGTTGCCGCATGAGAGGACTGCGAGGATGCACGCGAGCTCGCCGCATTCGGCATATAGGAAGCGTACTCCTTGAGGGTTCCATCTAAGATCGGAATATTCAGGTTTGTGGACTGATCGTTCGAAGAAACCTGAGTATTCGCCAGAGTCTCACCGGGAGTCTGCGAAATCTTCGGCACGATCACCTGAGAATCATTGCTTTCTAAACGTACCTGCTGGCCCTTGGCAACCTTGACGGATTTCTCGCCGCTGGGGAACGCGAAGGTAACAGTAATATCGTGGTCGCTCTTATTCAAGATAGTGCCGAGCAGACGACCATCCGCACCTTTGCCGGATGAAACCATCATGATATTGCGAAGCTCAACGCCGTTAAGATCGGCCTTAACCCCGTCGGATGCAGCATACTGCAGGGTTGTCGGCTGGGTATAGATATAACCGCAGCCGGTTGCTGATATGAGCGCGGCTGCAATAGCCACACCCGCACCGGCGCGCTTAAGAGAGTGGGAAACGGCGAACTTCACGGCGCGTCCTCCTAGATTCTGGTGAGCCCTGCGACTCTGTGTGCGTGCATATAAAGCCGCCTTGCACGCGCAGTCCTTCGAGCGCACAGAAGCGACACAAGATTTGACTCTCGCACTCTAGTTTAGCAATGTGATGACAAATCGTCAGTATGAGACCTGCACATGACGCCGGTTTTATGCCGTCCTCGGGAAATCACCGTGGAACTTTGCGAGTCTCGCTCAGCGTCATAAACCTGCGCAAACATCTCAAAACCTCAGAAGCACACTATCGGGTACCCTCTTAGATGTGACTGAAAACTATCCAGAGGCTCTATCCACGAATGCTTCCCTAGTAGCCCGCACCGCCATCGTCGTGCTCGGCGCGGGTTCCGGCACCCGTCTCAAAGAAAAGATGCCTAAAGCTGCCGTCGATGTACACGGAAAAACCCTGCTGTACTGGGCACTTGAGCGCGCGCGTGCCTCGGGTATTGCGGAACGTCTCGTCGTAACGGTTCCACCTGACTGCGCGCACCGGTGCCCGCAATTACTGACCGATGCCGCCGAATTTGATGCTCTCGTTACGGAAGGCGGCAACACCCGCACCGCATCGGTCATCGCCGCCCTCGATGCGCTCGCCGCCGAAAATCCGTCCATCGAGCGGGTGCTTATTCACGATTGCGCCCGCGCGTTTACACCTCCCCAGGTTTTCCGCACGGTCGCCCAAGCGCTGACTGTTGGGTATCGGGCCGTTATCCCCGTCGTTCCCGTGATCGACACCATTAAAACCGTGGATGCGCACGGCACCGTCACCGGCACGCCCTCCCGTGCACTTATGCGTGCCGTACAAACCCCGCAAGGCTTCAGGATCGACACCCTGCGTGCCGCACATGAGCACAGCCGCACGCTTGAGGCTTCAGTCGCCGAGCAAATTACTGATGATGCAATGGCGGTCGAAGCATACGGAGAACAGGTGCATACCGTGACTGGGCATGCCGATGCCTTCAAAATTACAACCCCGCTCGATTTGCGCATAGCGCGCGCACTTTACCCAACCGCCCCGGAATCCGTCTGCTCCTAAAGGCTAAACACAAAACCGTGATGAAAGGCATGCCATGACAGATACAACCAGCACACAGAACCGCCCCACCCCTCAGGTCCCCCTTATACCCCGCGTAGGAACCGGCGTAGACGTGCATGCCTTTGGGGAGGAAAACACCGAGCTATGGATCGCGGGGCTGTACTGGCCGGGCGAGCGCGGGCTCAGCGGGCATTCCGACGGCGACGTCGTTGCGCACGCGGCCGCCGATGCGCTCTTTGCCGCCTCCGGTACCGGAGATTTGGGCAGTAACTTCGGGGTGGATCGCCCAGATATGGCGGGCGCATCCGGGGTGCGTATTCTCTCGGAGGCGGCGGCAATCGTGCGAGCGGCAGGTTTCGAGATCGGCAACATCAGCGTGCAGCTGATCGGTAACCGCCCCAAATTTTCGCCGCGCCGCGCAGAAGCCAATCGTGTTCTGAGTGAAGCGGCTGGGGCTTCGGTGACCGTTACCGCGACCACGACCGACGGCTTAGGCCTGACCGGACGCGGCGAAGGCGTTGCAGCCGTTGCCACCGCACTCCTTTACCCGGTGGTGTAGTCCCCCCCCGACGGAAGATTATTAAAGAGAATCCGGCGGTACCCACCGCTCGGGTGCTATAACCCGTAAACTAGGTACTGTGACTATGCGTTTTTATGATTCAGCAACATCAAGCATCCGCGATTTTGAACCGGTAGTCCCCGGTGAGGCACGCATCTACTACTGCGGTGCCACCGTGCAGGGCGAACCGCATGTGGGGCATATCCGCTCCGCCCTGGTCTTCGACCAGCTTGCGCGGTGGATGCGCTACCGCGGGTTCAAAGTCACCACCGTGCGCAATGTTACGGATATTGACGATAAAATTTTGGCGAAGTCCGTTGAATCTGCACAGCCCACCTACACCGGGGAGCACCCCAACGAGCAGTGGTGGGCGCTCGCGTATCGATACGAGAAAGTTTTTGCGCGCGCATATGCGACGTTGGGTATTGACCCGCCAACCTATGAGCCGCGTGCGACCGGTCACATTCCTGAGATGTTTGAACTTATTCAGCGTCTCATCGACCGCGGGCATGCATACCCGGCGCTTGACGATTCCGGGGATGTCTATTTCGATGTGCGTTCTTGGGAACAGTATGGCGCGCTCACCCGCCAGAGCGTGGACGATATGCAGGATTCCGCCGACGCAGACCCGCGCGGCAAGCGTGATCCCCGCGATTTTGCCCTGTGGAAGGGGTATAAGGAAGGTGAACCGCTGACCGCAGCGTGGGATTCGCCGTGGGGCCGCGGTCGTCCCGGCTGGCATCTGGAATGCTCGGCGATGGCGGGTAAATACCTGGGGAAGCGGTTCGATATTCACGGCGGCGGGCTGGATCTGCGTTTTCCGCATCACGAGAATGAACTGGCGCAGTCCACGGCTGCGGGCGATGATTTCGCTAATTTCTGGATGCACAACGGCATGGTCACCTACGAGGGCGAGAAAATGTCGAAATCGATCGGCAACACCATTTCTCCCGTGCAAATGCTGCAGCAGGCTCGCCCGCTGGTAGTGCGCTATTATTTGGGTTCGGCACATTATCGTTCGGTGTTGGATTACCGCCCCACTTCATTAGAAGAGGCACGGGTTGCTATCGAGCGTGTGGAGGCATTCCTCGCCGCTACCTCGGAGCTTATGGCCCCGGACCCACAGGAACGTCGCGTACCGCAGGACTTTGCGGATGCGCTTGACGACGATATGAATATTCCGCGCGCACTTGCGGTGCTTCACGAGCAGACTCGCGCCGGTAACGCCGCGCTTGCCGCCGGTGCGGATGCCTCCGAATTCGCAAATGCGGTGTGGGCTATGGCAAATGTGCTTGGGCTGACTTCGCTCATGAATCTTGACGGTTCGGGGGCTTCCGGTGCGGAACATCAGGCATTAGATGCGCTCATTCATACTATTTTGGAACAGCGCGCGAGTGCCCGCGCCGAGAAGGATTGGGCGACCGCCGACAGGATGCGCGATGTGCTCGCCGCCGCAGGTATTACGGTCAAGGACGGCGCGCAGGGCTCTACATGGAGCCTTAACGCATAACACATTCCCCGAAACTCGCCCCGAAGCGGGCACGACAGACGTTGAACTAAAGGATACAGATATGGCTAAGGCAGGTTCGCGCCCCGGCGCTACCGCAAAGAAAAAGGGTGCGACGAAGGGCACCGGCGGTCACGGTCGGCGTGCGCTGGAAGGTAAAGGACCCACCCCGAAGGCTGAGGACCGCGTTTACCACAAGGCGTATAAGATGAAGCGCGCGGCGGAGCGTCGTGCGGCTACCGGCACGAACCGCAAGTTCCAGACTCGTCTGGGCGGCAAGCGCATGAGCGATGAACTTGTTACCGGTCGCAACGCGGTTCTGGAGGCACTTCGCACCAATATTCCAGCGAAGCACCTGTACGTGATGAGCCGTATCGAGGTCGATGACCGCGTGCGCGACATTATGACGACGGCGAATAAGAAAAACCTGCCCATGCTGGAGATCCCCCGCAGCGAGCTGGATCGCCTGACGGATGGTGCCGTGCATCAGGGGATTGCAATGCAGATTCCGCCTTATCAGTACCCGGATGCGACCGATTTGGTACTGGACGTTATGGAGCGCTGGCATGCTGGCAAACTTAAGTCGCCTCCGCTTTTCGTGGCTTTGGATGGTATTACCGATCCTCGAAATTTGGGTGCAATTATTCGCAGCGTTTCGGCATTTAGCGGCGATGGGGTCATCATTCCTGAGCGTCGCTCTGCTGCAGTGACTGCGGGCGCCTGGAAAACGAGTGCGGGGGCGGCGGCCCGTATTCCGGTGGCGATGGCAACGAACCTGACGCGCGTGCTGCAGCAGGCAAAAGAGCAGGGTATTTTTGTGATTGGTTTGGACGGCGGGGGAGACATAGACCTGCCGAATCTACAGCTCGCTTCTGAGCCTCTGTGCGTGGTGGTTGGTTCCGAGGGTAAGGGCCTTTCGCGTTTGGTGACGGAGACCTGCGATCAGATCGTGTCGATCCCTATTGATTCGGCTATGGAGTCTCTCAACGCCGCAATGGCAGTGGGCATTACTCTCTATGACGTATCCCGCCATCGCGCTGAGTCTCACTAACGCTCTTATCCGATGCGCGTGTGAAGCCTGATGTTCAGGTTCCACACG from Rothia dentocariosa ATCC 17931 encodes the following:
- a CDS encoding response regulator transcription factor produces the protein MTKILLVEDEEALYDPLSFLLGREGFTPVVVDNGLDAVPAFEREDPDLVLLDVMLPGMSGMEVCKKIRASSSVPIIMLTAKDSEIDKVLGLELGADDYVTKPYSSRELMARIRAVLRRQSPDHGDEQDQKALAAGPVRMDVERHVVTVDGEEVSMPLKEFELLEILLRNTGRVMTRAQLIERVWGADYVGDTKTLDVHIKRLRSKIEPKASSPRYVITVRGLGYKFEA
- the ispD gene encoding 2-C-methyl-D-erythritol 4-phosphate cytidylyltransferase is translated as MTENYPEALSTNASLVARTAIVVLGAGSGTRLKEKMPKAAVDVHGKTLLYWALERARASGIAERLVVTVPPDCAHRCPQLLTDAAEFDALVTEGGNTRTASVIAALDALAAENPSIERVLIHDCARAFTPPQVFRTVAQALTVGYRAVIPVVPVIDTIKTVDAHGTVTGTPSRALMRAVQTPQGFRIDTLRAAHEHSRTLEASVAEQITDDAMAVEAYGEQVHTVTGHADAFKITTPLDLRIARALYPTAPESVCS
- the ispF gene encoding 2-C-methyl-D-erythritol 2,4-cyclodiphosphate synthase; the encoded protein is MTDTTSTQNRPTPQVPLIPRVGTGVDVHAFGEENTELWIAGLYWPGERGLSGHSDGDVVAHAAADALFAASGTGDLGSNFGVDRPDMAGASGVRILSEAAAIVRAAGFEIGNISVQLIGNRPKFSPRRAEANRVLSEAAGASVTVTATTTDGLGLTGRGEGVAAVATALLYPVV
- the cysS gene encoding cysteine--tRNA ligase; translated protein: MTMRFYDSATSSIRDFEPVVPGEARIYYCGATVQGEPHVGHIRSALVFDQLARWMRYRGFKVTTVRNVTDIDDKILAKSVESAQPTYTGEHPNEQWWALAYRYEKVFARAYATLGIDPPTYEPRATGHIPEMFELIQRLIDRGHAYPALDDSGDVYFDVRSWEQYGALTRQSVDDMQDSADADPRGKRDPRDFALWKGYKEGEPLTAAWDSPWGRGRPGWHLECSAMAGKYLGKRFDIHGGGLDLRFPHHENELAQSTAAGDDFANFWMHNGMVTYEGEKMSKSIGNTISPVQMLQQARPLVVRYYLGSAHYRSVLDYRPTSLEEARVAIERVEAFLAATSELMAPDPQERRVPQDFADALDDDMNIPRALAVLHEQTRAGNAALAAGADASEFANAVWAMANVLGLTSLMNLDGSGASGAEHQALDALIHTILEQRASARAEKDWATADRMRDVLAAAGITVKDGAQGSTWSLNA
- the rlmB gene encoding 23S rRNA (guanosine(2251)-2'-O)-methyltransferase RlmB, whose amino-acid sequence is MAKAGSRPGATAKKKGATKGTGGHGRRALEGKGPTPKAEDRVYHKAYKMKRAAERRAATGTNRKFQTRLGGKRMSDELVTGRNAVLEALRTNIPAKHLYVMSRIEVDDRVRDIMTTANKKNLPMLEIPRSELDRLTDGAVHQGIAMQIPPYQYPDATDLVLDVMERWHAGKLKSPPLFVALDGITDPRNLGAIIRSVSAFSGDGVIIPERRSAAVTAGAWKTSAGAAARIPVAMATNLTRVLQQAKEQGIFVIGLDGGGDIDLPNLQLASEPLCVVVGSEGKGLSRLVTETCDQIVSIPIDSAMESLNAAMAVGITLYDVSRHRAESH